CGGGGAATCGGTACACCTCAGCAATGAGGCTCAACAGTTGCAGAAGGTCACTGACAAGCTGCGCGATCAACCTGCCGTCGACAATGCCCGCGTGGCCGAGTTGAAAGCAGCGATTGCCGATGGCAGCTATAAAGTCGACAGCAACCGTGTAGCCAGCAAACTGCTCAACTTCGAAGCCCAGCGCTAGGCCACGGCCCGCGCCAGGCTTTTGGACGCTTAAAACCCAAGGCCAGCCATGCACGACACTCATTTACTGCAACTGATCATCGACGACTTTGCCCCGGCACAACACTTGCTGCAATTGCTGCAAACCGAGTCCCTCGCCTTGCACGGTCGCGACATGCCACTGCTTGAAGAGATTCTGGCGCAGAAACAGGCATTGATCATTTTGCTCGAGCAACATGGCCGCAAGCGCAGTGAGATCCTCGTCAGTCTCAACCTGCCGACCCATCGCCAGGGCCTGGAACAATTGGCCAGCCATTCAAGCATTGGCGAACAGTTGCTGGCACAGAGCGACGTGCTGACCGACCTTCTGGCCCAATGCCAGGCCGTCAATATCAATAATGGCCAGTCGATTCTGGTGCAGCAGGCCGCCACGGCCAATCAGCTGAAAATCCTCACCGGTGGCGAGCCACCAGCGCTCTACGATGCCCGCGGTTCAACCTCCAAACTCGCAAAACCGCGTCCGCTCAGCCAGGCTTGAGCCTTTCAATGCACACACTCTATCAAGACGCGAAACATGCTGGCAAAATGCCGGCCAGTAGTCATATTTGCCTGGAGATTGATGCCCCGTGTCCAATGCCTTAAACGCGGAAGATGCTCCGCAGCCACCCAAGGTGCTCACCACGCCCCTGGAAATCTCCGGCAACCTGCGCCAGCTGCAAGACAGCCATGACCCGCTGATCATCACGTTCCACGAGCGCAACCAGCGCTTCCAGAGTTATCTGGTGGACATCGATCGCGACAGTAACATGATCGCCCTGGACGAAATGATCCCTCGCGACGGTGAACGCTATCTGCTGGCTGGCGAACCGTTCAAGGTCGAAGGCTTTCACGACGGTGTACGCATCGCCTGGGAAAGCAATGGCCCGCTGACCATCGACGAATCCGGCGATGGCCGCTGCTACCGTGGCGCGCTGCCCGATGAAGTGGTTTACCACCAGCGCCGCAATGCTTTTCGCGCCGCGTTGAAGCTGGCGCAATTGGTCAATGTCGACCTAGGGGGCGACAAACTCAAGTCGCCCATCAGCGGCAAACTACTGGACATCTCCGCCACCGGCTGCAAGTTGCGCTTCGAGGGCGACATCACCGCCAAGCTACAACTGGGCCAGGTCTATGACCGCTTCGTTGCCGCCCTGCCCTTCGGCAACATGACGGCACCGGTGGAGCTGCGTTACCTGCACTTCGAAGAAAAGATCAAAATCACCTTTGCCGGCGTTCGCTTTCATAACATGAGCGGTCTGGTGCAACGGCAGGTCGAACGGTTCGTCTATCAGCTTCAGCGCGAAGCGCGGCGCTTCGATAAAGACGACTTCTGATACGTCGCTCCCATAAAAAAACGGGCAGTCCCTTGCGGTGACTGCCCGTTTTTTTATGCCTCGATCAAGGCCGCGCTTCGGTAAAGCTTTGCTCGCGGCCCGTGTCAGGATCTGCTGATTCCGAATCTGTTTCAGCTTCTGATTCGGCCTCGGCATCCGGGCTGAAATCAGCCTCTGGATTGACCGGGTTCTGCATCTGGTCATGCACCACCTGCTCATCGACACGCGGGTCAAGGCAAGCGACCAGTGGTGAACTTGCCATACTGTCCGGCATGGCCACGTGATGCAGCGGGGCATCGTCCACCTGATGCAGATTGGTGACCGCTTTCGGACGAATTCGCCACACCAGCACCAAGGCGAAGAAGCTGAAAAAGGCATAGAGCATCTGACTGCCGAACAGCTTCATCAACACCCCGGCCACCAGCGGCCCGATACTCGCGCCGACACCGTAGGTCACCAGCAGCATCGCCGTCAGCGACACCCGGCGATCACCCTCCACGTGGTCATTGGAAAACGCCACCGCCAATGGATACAGGCAGAACTGCACCAATGAACAGAGGAACCCGGCGACGAACAGTACTTCCAGCTGTACCTTCGGCATAATCGCCAGCGGCAACGCCGCCAGTGCCAGGCAAAATGCAAAACTGCGGATCAACAGCGCCCGGTCATAGCGGTCCGACAGCCAACCCAGCGGCCACTGCACCACCAGGCCTGCAAAAATGCAGCTCCCCATGAACAGACCGACCTGTTCGGTCGACAACCCTTGCTGCGAGGCATACAGCGGCGCCAGACCGTAGAATGAACCGACGATCAACCCCGACCCCAACACCGTACTCAGTGACTGCGGCACGCGCTTGATGAAGAACCGCGGCTCCATCGGCGCCGGGTGCAAAGGCGCCGGGTGAATCCGCCGCGTCAGGGCCACTGGCACCAGGCAGAGGGCGAAACACAGCGCGACCAGCATCAGCAGTTCCAGGCCCAGGCCGGGGTGCATGACCAGAATCAGCTGGCCCAACACCAGCCCCAGATACGAAGCGATCATGTAGCCGCTGAACACCACCCCACGCTTATTCGCTTCCGCCTGCTCATTGAGCCAGCTTTCGATCACCATGTACTGGCACATCATGCCCAGGCCGACGATCACCCGCAGGAATAGCCACGCGGGCAACCAATCCACCAGGCCATGGCCCAGCACCGCCGCGCCGACAATCCCGGCGCAGGCTGAATAGGCTCGAATATGCCCGACCCGGGCAATCAACCGGTGGCCGATCTTGCCACCCAGCACCAGGCCAAAATAGTTGGCGGCCATCAATGCACCCACCCACAGGCTGTCGACTTTATCGGCCGCCAGGCGCAGTGCCAGGTAAGTACTCAACAGGCCCGAGCCGATCAACATCATCAGCGAGGCGAAATAAAGCCCTCGAAAGGATTTCAGGATTTGGCGCATCGGCGTTCCGGGCGGCTCCTTGCAATGAGTATCGGGCTATCGACAAACGATAGCCCGATGGCGACAGGTCGTCAGGCCTGGGCTGCCAGCACACGCCGTTCCCAGGGAGTAATTTCATCGAAGAAGCTGGTCAACTCCATGGTCTTCGAAGCGATGTAGCCTTCGATGAACTCCTTGCCGAACAGTTCCTTGGCCAATTGGCTACGTTTCAGACGTTCGAGAGCCGCATGCAAGGTACACGGCAACGAAAGATTATCCGGCACAACGAACTCACCCTGGATCGGCTCGCTCGGCTCCAGCTGGTTTTCGATGCCATACAACCCCGCGGCCAGGCTCGCGGCGATCGCCAGATACGGATTGGCATCGGCCCCCGGCAAGCGGTTTTCGACCCGACGAGCGACCGAAGAACTGGCCGGAATGCGCAGCCCGGCCGCGCGATTGTCGTGGGACCAGCAGGCATTATTCGGCGATGCGTAAGGATGGCACAGGCGCTGATAGGAGTTCACGTTCGGCGCGAACAGCGCGGTGAAATCCGCCAGGCCAGCCTGCTGACCGCCGATGAAATGACGGAAGGTCGCCGTCGGCTCGCCGGCCTTGTCGCTGAACACGTTACGCCCGGAGCCGATCTCGACGATGCTCTGGTGAATATGCATCGAACTGCCCGGCGTGTGAGCCAACGGTTTGGCCATGCAAACCACGGTCAGGCCATGCTTGAGCGCCACTTCTTTGAGCAGATGCTTGAACAACAAGGTCTGGTCGGCCAGCAGAAGCGGATCGCCGTGCAGCAGGTTGATCTCGAACTGGCTGACGCCCATCTCGTGCATGAAGGTATCGCGCGGCAAGCCCAGCGCCGCCATGCCTTCGTAGACTTCACTAAAGAACGGTCGCAAGCCGTTATTGGAGCTGATGCTGAACGCCGAATGACCGTCCTCGCGCCGGCCGTCCAGGCCCAGTGGTGGCTGGAAGGGTTGCGTCGGGTCAGGGTTGGGCGCGAAGACGAAGAACTCCAGCTCCGTCGCCACCACCGGCGCCAGACCGAGAGCGGCATATCGAGCGATCACGGCCTTGAGTTGGCCACGGGTCGACAATGGCGAGCTCTCGCCTGTCAGCTCGTGCGCATCACAAATGGCCAGCGCTCGAGGCTGCGAGCTCCAGGGCAAGCGGTGGATCTGCGTGGGATCAGGCACCAGCGCCAGGTCGCCATCATCGCTGCCATAAAAGCGCGCCGGCGGATAACCGCCCATGATGCATTGCAGCAGCACTCCCCGCGCCATCTGCAAACGCCGCCCTTCCAGAAATCCTTCGGCGGTCATCACCTTGCCGCGTGGTACGCCGTTCAGGTCCGGCGTGACACATTCAATCTCATCAATGCCCGTCAATCGCTGCGCGAGTGAACGATGGCCATCGGTTGTCATGACGCAATCCTTGTTGTTGTACGAGCCGCGAACGGCGACCCGTACAAAATAGGCTCCGACTGTTCGGAATTTCAAGCAGCGTCAAACAAAAAGGTATTCAGGGAAGGTAAAGGCTGAACACACCGCCACCCAATGGGCCGCCATTGCTGATTTCAGTGCGCCCACCCACACCATTGCGCTGATGCAACGCGGCAATCCGCCCGGCAAAGTACAAGCCCAGGCCAGTACTGCCACTGCTCTGATTGATGCCCTGCACGTAATCGGCCTGACGTTCGATCATTTCGGGCGGGTAACCCTCGCCATCGTCGTTGAGGGTCAGCACCAGTTGCCCGGCCTCATCGCTGACGCTGATCAACAAGGCATGACGGGCGTAACGAATGGCATTGTTGATGCTGTTGGCAAGCACCGAGGCAATCAGCTCCCGATCGAAGAAACCCAGCGGGCTCAACGGGTCCACTTCATAGGTCGCAATGATGCCGCGGCTGGCGAAAACGGGTTGATGAGCCGCCAGTTGCGCCTCAATGAAATCATCCAGTTCATGGTAGGCCGGCTGCAACGGCATCTGGTTGACGCCGAGTTTGTACAGGCCCAGCAACTGCACCAGCATGTCATTGAGATGGGCGAATTCGAAGTCGATCACGCCCTGTTCCGGGGTGTGCCGTTCGGGATCAGGCAAACGCGCCAGCCATTGGCTGTGCGCCTGCATCAACATGGCCAGAGAATTCTTCATGTCATGCACGGTGGAGGCAATCACCGTGGAAAAGTCGAGTGACGGTTTACTGTCGATCATTCGCCGAACGCCTTGATTTTCAGTTTCTGGTAGCGCGGATAGCGCGCGTCGGAATCGGGCATCAGGCCGACGGTTTTCAGGCAGGCGCGGCATTCTTCCAGTTCGGCCGACGGCACGCTGGTGTCAGTGCCGTGCAGCAGCGACTGCGCCATGTTCAGGGCAATACTGATGTTCTTCGGTTGCAGGGCCAGGGCTTTGCGAAATACATCCCGCGCTTCCACCAGATTGCCAGTCTTGTACACCCGCACGCCCTGACGGTTGAGGTCGGCGGCCGCGTTGCCGGAGTTGAGGATGGTTGGGTCGTCGGTCAGCTTGGCGATGCCTTTCATCACCGTTGGATCATCGCCGTAGATTTCTGCACAGTTCTTCAGCATCGAAGCACCGGCATCCGCCTGCCCGAGCATTTGCAGCTGCTTGGCCACCAGCAACGCCGCTTCGGCGCTCATGAACTGCTCCATGCCATCGAGGCGCATCATCGCTTGCTCGGTGAGCTTCTCGGCCGTTTCGGCATCGTTGAGCAACAGGCTGGTTGCTTTCATCAGACGCGCACGAATCTGCAAGCCGGGGTCAGAAGGATTTTCCTTCGCCACCGCACTCAGCGTCGTGTTGATTTCGAGACGGGTTCGGGTGTCCAGGCCCTTCTCACTGCCTTTGCTGATCAAGGCATGGGCCAGGCCGAGGTTGCTTTCCGCATCCTTGAAACGTGATTGAGCCCCTTGGGTCACGGCCTGGCGATAGGCTTTGGAGGCAGTATCGAAATCCTCGTTGGCCATCGCCAGTTTGCCCAGCAACGCCTGCCGGCGCACCGCCAGCGGCGATAGGCGAATAGCCTCTTCCAAGACTCTCTGCGCGCCCTTGGTGTCGCCTTCGGCGACCAGCACATCGGCCATGCCGTCGTAGAGGGCCGGCATCATCGGGAAGACTTTCAGGGCTTTCTCATAAATGCCTTTGGCCTGGCTGACCTGGCCGCGTTTGAACAGCAACTGGCCCAACCCGGCAAATGCCCAAGGCAAAGGTCGATCAGCAATGATGCTGTCGTACAGACGCTCCAGCGCCTCATTCTGGTTCAAGTCGCGCAACGCATCGGCACGGTAACGCAGGCACAGCGGCGAGTAGCGAATGTCTTGTTTGCACAGGGCGATGCAGGCATTGAGCACTTCAACCGGTTTACCCCGGTCAAGGGCTTGCAGGATCGGTTTAAGCAAGGTCTTGCGCTGTTCCAGACGCTCCAGACGCTGGGCCAGGCCGGAACGGTTGAACGGCTTGGTCAAGTAAGCATCAGGCTCGTGTTCCAGTGCACTGAGCACCATGGCCTGACTGGTTTCGGCGGTGACCATGACAAATACACTTTCATGGCTGATCAGCTTCTCGATCATCAGGTCTTCGAGCACCTGCTGACCGTTCTTCTTGCCATCGCCCAAGTGGAAGTCCTGCAGGATGAAGTCGTAGGACTTCTGCGAGCACATGCGCAGCGCCTGTTCACCGGTATCGGCGGTGTCGACGTTCTTGACGCCCAGCTCCCGCAGCATGGACCTGACGGAACTGCGGAAATCCGAGAAATCATCGACGATCAAAAAACTTTTTTGGTGATACGACAGCATCGAGGATTTCCAGGCAATTAAAGAAGAACAACCCAAAGGCAAACGACACGGGGCGAGTTGCCTTTTTTGGCGCGCAGATGATAGCGGGAGGCCATAGGCTATCAAGCAATTTCGCAAAAACCCGTGATGACCATTGCCGGCCGCCAGAGATAAAAATGACAACGACCGTTCGGGTTATCGGCCAGTAGTCGCGTTCCCTTGAAGCGACGGGAGTGCATTTGCGCATTTGCGCTGTCATGACAGGCTCTCCACGTAAGTCGTCGGGTGGTTCTGGGGTAAAAAATCCCGCCAAAGCAAATGCCCTGGCGGGCTTTTTTAACAGCTGAATGCTGAGATTTTATGGAGTTTCAGGGACGACATGATTCAGCCAGCCCATGCCCTACTTGGGTTTCAGCTGATTCGAGCCGCGCCAGTGTCGAGTGTCCATGGCCCTTCCCCACCCTCTTCGCCAAAAACAAATCGACATAATATTGACACCAACACACCCGCCCGTCTGAATATTGGCACATCGCACTGTTAGCTGCGGTTAACACCTTTACAAAGCCTGAGCCCACAACTAAACACACATCAAACTGATATCAGGAAAGGCCGTATCCCTGAGTCGGTGCTACCTCAAAACACGGCCTCATCCAGCCATTATTTCAGGAGTCCCTGCCACATGGGTGCTCTCAGTCTATTGCGTGCCATGTGCAGCGCTGCCCCAGCCTCGGGCTCACATTCGCCCGACCTGTCCTGCGATCCACTCCTCAAACGCGGCGAACTTTTCCACCCCCGCAATACCCGCGCGCCTCTGCCGGCAGCGCCCGGCCCGTCAGGCCGACGATGTCCGGCCGCCGCCTCGCACCACTCCTGAACTACCTGAGCGGTGCAAGAACGGGACGTCGTCCTGTTAGCAGTCCCTAGCGATTCTAAAAATAAAAAAATGGCATTTTCGGGAGAAAGACATGGCTACCACCACAACTACCAGCGGCGGCACCGTTACTTCGCTTTCCAACACTCCGCAGGCGACGGACGACATTTTCACTACCGGTGTTATTGGCACGGGCACCACGGCCATCACTGAAGAACTGCTGGGGGTCGTGTACCTGGACGTCATGTCCAATGACCTTGGCGGCAGCGCAAAAACACTTTGGTCACTGGATGACGCGACCAGCCTTTCTACTGCCACCAAGGTTTATGCGCCGGCCGATCTCCTGATCCAGGACACGGGCAGAATCGAGGCGACGAGTACTGACACCAGTTTCAACGGGGCAAAAATCTGGATTACGTCGGATGGCAAGGTCGGCTACGACGCCGCAACGTTGTCGACTGCTTTCCAGGCACAACTCCAGTCGCTTGCTGCCGGAGGGTCCCTGACGGACAGCTTTACCTATGCGATTCGTCTCGGCAACGGCACGCTCAGCTGGGCCACTGCGCAGGTGCAGTTCGCTGGCATGAATGACAGTGTGACGATGACCCTCGGCGTTCAGGCTGGCACGGTAACCGAAGATGCGACCACGACGCCGAACTTGACCGACTCGCTGAGTACGTCGGGCACTATTGCCTTTAGCGATGTTGACCTGAGTGACACGCATACCGCCTCTTTCGTCGCTGCGGGAGGCAATGCCACAGCACTGGGCAACTTCACCCTTGCATCGGTAACTGAA
The window above is part of the Pseudomonas sp. B21-048 genome. Proteins encoded here:
- a CDS encoding sensor histidine kinase KdpD gives rise to the protein MIDSKPSLDFSTVIASTVHDMKNSLAMLMQAHSQWLARLPDPERHTPEQGVIDFEFAHLNDMLVQLLGLYKLGVNQMPLQPAYHELDDFIEAQLAAHQPVFASRGIIATYEVDPLSPLGFFDRELIASVLANSINNAIRYARHALLISVSDEAGQLVLTLNDDGEGYPPEMIERQADYVQGINQSSGSTGLGLYFAGRIAALHQRNGVGGRTEISNGGPLGGGVFSLYLP
- a CDS encoding glutamine synthetase family protein, producing the protein MTAEGFLEGRRLQMARGVLLQCIMGGYPPARFYGSDDGDLALVPDPTQIHRLPWSSQPRALAICDAHELTGESSPLSTRGQLKAVIARYAALGLAPVVATELEFFVFAPNPDPTQPFQPPLGLDGRREDGHSAFSISSNNGLRPFFSEVYEGMAALGLPRDTFMHEMGVSQFEINLLHGDPLLLADQTLLFKHLLKEVALKHGLTVVCMAKPLAHTPGSSMHIHQSIVEIGSGRNVFSDKAGEPTATFRHFIGGQQAGLADFTALFAPNVNSYQRLCHPYASPNNACWSHDNRAAGLRIPASSSVARRVENRLPGADANPYLAIAASLAAGLYGIENQLEPSEPIQGEFVVPDNLSLPCTLHAALERLKRSQLAKELFGKEFIEGYIASKTMELTSFFDEITPWERRVLAAQA
- the flgM gene encoding flagellar biosynthesis anti-sigma factor FlgM, with the protein product MVIDFSRLNSSSSLTGGTRTSAAKETVEAGQSMPLNTPAEQASTTKSGESVHLSNEAQQLQKVTDKLRDQPAVDNARVAELKAAIADGSYKVDSNRVASKLLNFEAQR
- a CDS encoding tetratricopeptide repeat-containing response regulator, which gives rise to MLSYHQKSFLIVDDFSDFRSSVRSMLRELGVKNVDTADTGEQALRMCSQKSYDFILQDFHLGDGKKNGQQVLEDLMIEKLISHESVFVMVTAETSQAMVLSALEHEPDAYLTKPFNRSGLAQRLERLEQRKTLLKPILQALDRGKPVEVLNACIALCKQDIRYSPLCLRYRADALRDLNQNEALERLYDSIIADRPLPWAFAGLGQLLFKRGQVSQAKGIYEKALKVFPMMPALYDGMADVLVAEGDTKGAQRVLEEAIRLSPLAVRRQALLGKLAMANEDFDTASKAYRQAVTQGAQSRFKDAESNLGLAHALISKGSEKGLDTRTRLEINTTLSAVAKENPSDPGLQIRARLMKATSLLLNDAETAEKLTEQAMMRLDGMEQFMSAEAALLVAKQLQMLGQADAGASMLKNCAEIYGDDPTVMKGIAKLTDDPTILNSGNAAADLNRQGVRVYKTGNLVEARDVFRKALALQPKNISIALNMAQSLLHGTDTSVPSAELEECRACLKTVGLMPDSDARYPRYQKLKIKAFGE
- a CDS encoding flagellar brake protein — encoded protein: MSNALNAEDAPQPPKVLTTPLEISGNLRQLQDSHDPLIITFHERNQRFQSYLVDIDRDSNMIALDEMIPRDGERYLLAGEPFKVEGFHDGVRIAWESNGPLTIDESGDGRCYRGALPDEVVYHQRRNAFRAALKLAQLVNVDLGGDKLKSPISGKLLDISATGCKLRFEGDITAKLQLGQVYDRFVAALPFGNMTAPVELRYLHFEEKIKITFAGVRFHNMSGLVQRQVERFVYQLQREARRFDKDDF
- a CDS encoding MFS transporter, encoding MRQILKSFRGLYFASLMMLIGSGLLSTYLALRLAADKVDSLWVGALMAANYFGLVLGGKIGHRLIARVGHIRAYSACAGIVGAAVLGHGLVDWLPAWLFLRVIVGLGMMCQYMVIESWLNEQAEANKRGVVFSGYMIASYLGLVLGQLILVMHPGLGLELLMLVALCFALCLVPVALTRRIHPAPLHPAPMEPRFFIKRVPQSLSTVLGSGLIVGSFYGLAPLYASQQGLSTEQVGLFMGSCIFAGLVVQWPLGWLSDRYDRALLIRSFAFCLALAALPLAIMPKVQLEVLFVAGFLCSLVQFCLYPLAVAFSNDHVEGDRRVSLTAMLLVTYGVGASIGPLVAGVLMKLFGSQMLYAFFSFFALVLVWRIRPKAVTNLHQVDDAPLHHVAMPDSMASSPLVACLDPRVDEQVVHDQMQNPVNPEADFSPDAEAESEAETDSESADPDTGREQSFTEARP
- a CDS encoding flagella synthesis protein FlgN, whose product is MHDTHLLQLIIDDFAPAQHLLQLLQTESLALHGRDMPLLEEILAQKQALIILLEQHGRKRSEILVSLNLPTHRQGLEQLASHSSIGEQLLAQSDVLTDLLAQCQAVNINNGQSILVQQAATANQLKILTGGEPPALYDARGSTSKLAKPRPLSQA